In a single window of the Streptomyces sp. HUAS ZL42 genome:
- a CDS encoding aldolase/citrate lyase family protein has translation MGQQEKVATSLAGAVSEEISASLGPVDAELDRRYPGDPGTRQPVHTVYVPGDVFAADTVRSWGDRALAALDEHAPDAASFAAVLGLSDGLAEPVYSRVRAKLEREPIEDLRVDFEDGYGPRPDAEEDQAAARAARLIAEAYENGTAAPYMGIRMKCMEAAVRDRGIRTLDIFLTGLTEAGGLPEGLVLTLPKVTYPEQVTAMVRLLEAFEKARGLEPGRIGFEIQIETSQSILAADGTATVARMIQAAEGRVTGLHYGTFDYSACLGVSAAYQASDHPAADHAKAIMQVAAAGTGVRVSDGSTNVLPVGPTEKVHDAWRLHYGLTRRALARAYYQGWDMHPGHIPTRYAAVFAFYREGFEQAAARLARYADRAGGDVMDEPATAKALSGYLLRGLDCGALDLAEVTRATGLTRAGLEAFAAPRRGDLTASAK, from the coding sequence ATGGGTCAGCAGGAGAAGGTGGCGACGAGCCTCGCGGGCGCCGTCAGCGAGGAGATCAGCGCCTCCCTCGGGCCGGTCGACGCCGAACTGGACCGCCGCTACCCGGGAGACCCCGGCACCCGCCAGCCCGTCCACACCGTGTACGTCCCCGGGGACGTCTTCGCCGCCGACACCGTCCGCTCCTGGGGCGACCGGGCCCTCGCCGCCCTCGACGAGCACGCCCCGGACGCCGCCTCCTTCGCCGCCGTGCTCGGCCTGTCCGACGGGCTCGCCGAGCCGGTGTACTCCCGTGTCCGCGCCAAGCTGGAGCGCGAGCCGATCGAAGACCTGCGCGTCGACTTCGAGGACGGCTACGGCCCCCGCCCGGACGCCGAGGAGGACCAGGCGGCGGCCCGCGCGGCGCGGCTGATCGCGGAGGCGTACGAGAACGGCACCGCGGCCCCGTACATGGGCATTCGCATGAAGTGCATGGAGGCCGCCGTGCGGGACCGGGGCATCCGCACCCTCGACATCTTCCTCACCGGCCTGACGGAGGCCGGCGGCCTGCCCGAAGGGCTGGTGCTCACCCTGCCCAAGGTGACGTATCCCGAGCAGGTCACCGCCATGGTCCGGCTCCTGGAGGCCTTCGAGAAGGCGCGCGGCCTCGAGCCGGGCAGGATCGGCTTCGAGATCCAGATCGAGACCAGCCAGTCCATCCTCGCCGCCGACGGCACCGCGACGGTCGCCCGTATGATCCAGGCGGCGGAGGGGCGGGTCACGGGCCTCCACTACGGCACCTTCGACTACAGCGCCTGCCTCGGCGTCTCCGCCGCCTACCAGGCCAGCGACCACCCGGCCGCCGACCACGCCAAGGCGATCATGCAGGTCGCGGCGGCCGGGACCGGCGTACGCGTCTCGGACGGCTCGACGAACGTCCTGCCGGTCGGCCCCACCGAGAAGGTCCACGACGCCTGGCGGCTGCACTACGGCCTGACGCGGCGGGCGCTGGCCCGCGCCTACTACCAGGGCTGGGACATGCACCCCGGCCACATTCCCACCCGCTACGCGGCCGTCTTCGCGTTCTACCGCGAGGGCTTCGAGCAGGCCGCGGCCCGCCTCGCCCGGTACGCCGACCGGGCAGGCGGCGACGTCATGGACGAGCCCGCGACCGCCAAGGCCCTCAGCGGCTACCTGCTGCGCGGACTCGACTGCGGCGCGCTCGACCTCGCCGAGGTGACGCGGGCGACCGGACTCACCAGGGCCGGCCTGGAGGCCTTCGCGGCGCCGAGGCGGGGCGACCTGACCGCGTCCGCCAAGTAG
- a CDS encoding protein kinase: MSSGERGQSDGAGRLLAGRYRVVAQLGRGGMGVVWRAVDEVLGREVAVKELRTYTDADAPELAGLRLRMQREARAAARVRHPAVVAVHDITEVDGRPLIVMELVDGPSLDDVVRERGTLDPREAAGIGARVMDALAAAHHVGVLHRDVKPGNILLDRSGRVVLTDFGIAAMEDPGDGSATHLTRSGELVGSLDYLAPERAQGADPGPASDVWALGATLYAAVEGSSPFRRTSTYSTLTAIVAEPLPEPRLAGPLGPVLRRLMDKRPESRPEAEEARDLLEAVAAAGATDTPTTGLRGTAAPTQPREDTERSVPSVPPGFGPVKPGGAEGSGSPAPPTPASAAVPHLPVTAGPTAAPAPSRRKGRALLAAAAVTVVLASTGVTLALLSNGDGTKAADRPESSVTQATSSSPATPAGSTDGDRSDDPEPTGKGAGKTPSSTGTSRDRDGTVPAGKETPAPSPSRTPAGSGGGTTAGGGGAATPAPSCSSIGGGRYNCQVWRTAKSYTASGTEVGVLDAGTNYFYCQQNLGRRETYGEWTNVWWAKTDDDSGNTDVYVSDVYIKGGNNDEPVPGLPVC; encoded by the coding sequence GTGTCTTCGGGGGAGCGCGGACAGTCGGACGGGGCGGGTCGGCTGCTGGCCGGGCGCTATCGCGTCGTGGCCCAGCTGGGGCGGGGCGGCATGGGCGTCGTCTGGAGAGCCGTCGACGAGGTACTCGGACGCGAGGTCGCCGTCAAGGAACTGCGCACCTACACGGACGCCGACGCGCCCGAACTGGCCGGTCTTCGGCTGCGGATGCAGCGCGAGGCCCGCGCGGCGGCCCGGGTCCGCCATCCCGCAGTGGTCGCCGTGCACGACATCACCGAGGTCGACGGCCGCCCGCTGATCGTCATGGAGCTGGTCGACGGTCCCTCCCTGGACGACGTGGTGCGTGAACGCGGCACCCTCGACCCCCGCGAGGCCGCCGGCATCGGCGCCCGGGTCATGGACGCGCTGGCCGCCGCCCACCACGTCGGCGTCCTGCACCGCGACGTGAAGCCCGGCAACATCCTGCTGGACCGCTCCGGGCGCGTCGTGCTCACCGACTTCGGCATAGCGGCCATGGAGGACCCGGGCGACGGCTCGGCCACCCACCTCACCCGCAGCGGAGAACTCGTCGGCTCCCTGGACTACCTGGCCCCCGAACGCGCCCAGGGCGCCGACCCGGGCCCCGCCTCCGACGTCTGGGCCCTCGGCGCCACGCTCTACGCGGCGGTGGAGGGCTCCTCACCCTTCCGCCGTACGTCGACGTACTCGACCCTCACCGCGATCGTCGCCGAGCCGCTGCCGGAACCCCGCCTGGCCGGCCCCCTCGGGCCGGTCCTGCGCCGGTTGATGGACAAGCGGCCCGAGTCCCGGCCGGAGGCCGAAGAGGCACGGGACCTGCTGGAGGCGGTGGCGGCAGCGGGCGCTACGGACACGCCGACGACCGGGCTGCGGGGCACGGCGGCACCCACGCAGCCGCGGGAGGACACGGAGCGCAGTGTCCCGTCGGTGCCACCGGGGTTCGGGCCCGTGAAGCCGGGTGGGGCAGAGGGATCCGGCTCGCCCGCACCGCCCACCCCGGCCTCTGCCGCCGTACCGCACCTCCCCGTCACCGCTGGCCCGACGGCCGCCCCCGCCCCGTCCCGCCGCAAGGGACGCGCTCTGCTCGCCGCCGCGGCCGTCACCGTGGTCCTCGCGTCAACCGGCGTCACGCTGGCCCTGCTGAGCAACGGGGACGGCACCAAAGCCGCCGACCGACCGGAGTCGTCCGTGACGCAGGCGACGTCGTCCTCCCCGGCGACGCCGGCCGGCAGTACCGACGGCGACCGCTCGGACGACCCCGAGCCCACCGGGAAAGGCGCAGGGAAGACCCCCTCCTCGACCGGGACGTCACGCGACCGGGACGGGACCGTTCCCGCCGGCAAGGAGACGCCGGCCCCGTCCCCGTCCAGAACCCCGGCCGGTTCCGGCGGCGGTACGACGGCCGGAGGGGGTGGAGCGGCCACCCCGGCACCGTCGTGCTCCTCCATCGGCGGCGGCAGGTACAACTGCCAGGTCTGGCGCACCGCCAAGTCGTACACCGCCTCCGGCACCGAGGTGGGCGTCCTCGACGCGGGCACCAACTATTTCTACTGCCAGCAGAACCTGGGCCGCCGCGAGACCTACGGCGAGTGGACCAACGTGTGGTGGGCGAAGACCGACGACGACAGCGGCAACACCGACGTCTACGTCAGCGACGTCTACATCAAGGGCGGGAACAACGACGAGCCGGTCCCCGGACTCCCGGTCTGCTGA
- a CDS encoding LacI family DNA-binding transcriptional regulator, with protein sequence MDRRIPVDDRTGHRLVPETARRADRPADRLSGTRYGTRPTMKDVAARAGVGLKTVSRVVNGEPGVTPETERRVQEAIEALGFRRNDSARVLRKGRTASIGLVLEDLADPFYGPLSRAVEEVARAHGALLINGSSAEDPDREQELALALCARRVDGLVIIPAGGDHRYLEPEIKAGVATVFVDRPAGRIDADCVLSDNYGGARSGVAHLIAHGHRRIGFVGDMPRIHTAAERLRGYRAAMEDAGIPVADSWTSLGVTDPVRVRRAAEEMLSGPDPVTAIFAGNNRVTVTVIRVLAEQSRRVALVGFDDFELADLLQPGVTVVAQDAAALGRTAADRLFRRLDGALVAPERIELPTRLITRGSGELPPAD encoded by the coding sequence ATGGACCGACGCATCCCCGTGGACGACAGGACAGGACACCGCCTCGTGCCCGAGACCGCCCGCCGAGCAGACCGCCCCGCAGACCGCCTCTCCGGGACCCGCTACGGCACCCGTCCCACCATGAAGGACGTGGCGGCCCGGGCCGGGGTCGGTCTCAAGACCGTCTCCCGTGTCGTCAACGGCGAGCCGGGCGTCACCCCGGAGACGGAACGCCGCGTCCAGGAGGCCATCGAGGCCCTCGGCTTCCGCCGCAACGACAGTGCGCGGGTGCTGCGCAAGGGCCGCACCGCGAGCATCGGACTGGTCCTGGAGGACCTCGCCGACCCGTTCTACGGCCCCCTCAGCCGGGCGGTCGAGGAGGTGGCCCGCGCCCACGGCGCCCTGCTCATCAACGGCTCGAGCGCCGAGGACCCCGACCGTGAACAGGAGCTGGCCCTGGCGCTGTGCGCACGCCGGGTGGACGGTCTCGTGATCATTCCGGCGGGTGGCGATCACCGCTATCTCGAACCCGAGATCAAGGCGGGTGTCGCCACCGTCTTCGTCGACCGTCCCGCCGGGAGGATCGACGCCGACTGCGTGCTGTCGGACAACTACGGCGGCGCCCGCTCCGGCGTGGCCCACCTGATCGCGCACGGTCACCGCAGGATCGGCTTCGTCGGCGACATGCCGCGCATCCACACCGCCGCCGAGCGCCTGCGCGGCTACCGCGCCGCCATGGAGGACGCGGGCATACCCGTGGCGGACTCGTGGACCTCCCTGGGCGTCACCGACCCCGTGCGGGTGCGCCGGGCGGCCGAGGAGATGCTCTCCGGCCCGGACCCCGTCACCGCGATCTTCGCGGGCAACAACCGGGTGACGGTGACCGTGATCCGCGTCCTCGCCGAGCAGTCGCGCCGGGTCGCCCTCGTCGGCTTCGACGACTTCGAGCTCGCCGACCTCCTCCAGCCGGGCGTCACCGTCGTCGCCCAGGACGCGGCGGCCCTCGGCCGCACCGCTGCCGACCGTCTCTTCCGCCGGCTGGACGGCGCCCTCGTCGCCCCGGAGCGCATCGAACTGCCCACCCGGCTGATCACCCGGGGCTCGGGCGAGCTGCCGCCCGCGGACTGA
- a CDS encoding ROK family protein yields the protein MQTDLVAALDIGGTKVAGALVDGHGTILVRAQRPTPAREDGDTVMGAVEEVLAELTASPLWGRAHALGIGSAGPVDASAGTVSPVNVPGWRDFPLVQRVRAVTGDLPVELIGDGVAITAAEHWQGAARGHDNALCMVVSTGVGGGLVLNGRLHPGPTGNAGHIGHISVDLDGDPCPCGARGCVERIASGPNIARRALENGWLPGPDGDTSAAAVAAAARAGDPVAVASFERAAQALAAGIAATATLVEIDIAVIGGGVGKAGDVLFEPLRKALTDYATLSFVQRLTVTPAQMGTDAGLVGAAAAALAGRTGETAAGV from the coding sequence ATGCAGACCGACCTCGTGGCAGCGCTCGACATCGGCGGCACCAAGGTCGCCGGTGCGCTGGTCGACGGCCACGGCACGATCCTGGTGCGCGCGCAGCGTCCGACGCCTGCCCGGGAGGACGGCGACACCGTGATGGGGGCCGTCGAGGAAGTGCTCGCCGAGCTGACGGCGTCGCCGCTGTGGGGGCGCGCGCACGCGCTGGGCATCGGCAGCGCGGGCCCCGTGGACGCCTCCGCCGGCACGGTGAGCCCGGTCAACGTGCCCGGCTGGCGCGACTTCCCGCTCGTCCAGCGGGTCCGGGCGGTGACCGGGGATCTGCCCGTCGAGCTGATCGGCGACGGCGTGGCGATCACGGCCGCCGAGCACTGGCAGGGGGCCGCCCGCGGCCACGACAACGCGCTGTGCATGGTGGTCTCCACGGGGGTCGGTGGCGGTCTGGTCCTGAACGGCCGGCTGCATCCCGGCCCCACCGGCAACGCGGGCCACATCGGTCACATCAGTGTCGATCTCGACGGCGACCCCTGCCCGTGCGGCGCGCGTGGCTGTGTCGAGCGCATCGCGAGCGGCCCGAACATCGCCCGCCGCGCGTTGGAGAACGGCTGGCTGCCCGGGCCCGACGGCGACACCTCCGCCGCGGCCGTGGCGGCCGCGGCCCGCGCCGGCGACCCGGTCGCCGTGGCCTCCTTCGAGCGGGCCGCACAGGCCCTGGCCGCCGGCATCGCGGCCACCGCGACCCTCGTCGAGATCGACATCGCGGTGATCGGAGGGGGCGTGGGCAAGGCGGGCGACGTCCTCTTCGAACCCCTGCGCAAGGCGCTCACCGACTACGCCACCCTGTCGTTCGTCCAGCGTCTGACGGTGACACCGGCCCAGATGGGCACGGACGCGGGGCTGGTGGGGGCGGCCGCGGCGGCGCTCGCGGGAAGGACGGGGGAGACCGCGGCGGGCGTCTGA
- a CDS encoding NUDIX domain-containing protein, whose product MIVWINGAFGAGKTTTARELIELIPNSTLFDPEVIGGAIAHLLPPKHLAEVGDFQDLPIWRRLVIDTAAAMLAELGGTLVIPRTLLRQEYRDEIFGGLAARRITVRHVLLAPAETILRERIAEREVPPDLPDGEMRVRQWAYDHIEPYRAALASWLTADAHPVDTSALTPYETAVRIAEAVGSGAVPVCDIVQTPEPTAETVAAGVLLFDEQDRVLLVDPTYKAGWEFPGGVVEPGEAPARAGMREVAEETGLRLDDVPRLLVVDWERPKPPGYGGLRLLFDGGHLDSSDAARLLLPGPELRDWRFVSEQEAADLMPPVRYERLRWALRARERGAALYLEAGTPVG is encoded by the coding sequence GTGATCGTCTGGATCAACGGAGCGTTCGGTGCGGGAAAGACCACCACCGCACGAGAACTGATCGAACTGATCCCGAACAGCACGCTCTTCGACCCCGAGGTCATCGGCGGAGCGATCGCGCACCTGCTCCCGCCCAAACACCTCGCCGAGGTCGGTGACTTCCAGGACCTGCCGATCTGGCGACGCCTCGTGATCGACACGGCGGCCGCGATGCTCGCCGAGCTCGGCGGCACGCTCGTGATCCCCAGGACGCTGCTGCGCCAGGAGTACCGCGACGAGATCTTCGGCGGGCTCGCCGCACGCCGGATCACCGTCCGACATGTGCTCCTCGCCCCGGCCGAAACGATCCTGCGGGAGCGGATAGCGGAGCGGGAGGTCCCGCCGGACCTGCCCGACGGCGAGATGCGGGTACGGCAGTGGGCGTACGACCACATCGAGCCGTACCGCGCCGCCCTCGCCTCCTGGCTCACCGCCGACGCCCACCCCGTCGACACGAGCGCCCTCACTCCGTACGAGACCGCCGTCCGTATTGCCGAGGCCGTCGGCAGCGGGGCCGTGCCCGTCTGCGACATCGTGCAGACGCCCGAGCCCACCGCGGAGACGGTCGCCGCCGGTGTGCTCCTCTTCGACGAGCAGGACAGGGTGCTGCTCGTCGACCCCACCTACAAGGCGGGCTGGGAGTTCCCCGGCGGTGTCGTCGAACCCGGCGAGGCGCCCGCGCGCGCGGGCATGCGCGAGGTCGCCGAGGAGACGGGCCTACGACTGGACGACGTACCCCGCCTCCTTGTCGTCGACTGGGAGCGGCCCAAGCCCCCCGGCTACGGCGGCCTGCGCCTCCTCTTCGACGGCGGACACCTCGACTCGTCCGACGCGGCGCGGCTTCTGCTGCCCGGGCCCGAGCTGCGCGACTGGCGCTTCGTCAGCGAGCAGGAGGCCGCCGACCTGATGCCGCCTGTCCGCTACGAACGGCTGCGCTGGGCGCTGCGCGCACGCGAACGCGGGGCGGCGCTGTATCTGGAGGCCGGGACACCGGTCGGCTGA
- a CDS encoding dipeptidase produces MSSNPVAETVASLLPRAKAELTELVAFKSVADFGQFPRSESEGAARWIMDALAAEGFEDVRVLDTPDGTQSVYGHLPGPAGAKTVLLYAHYDVQPPLDEAAWVSPPFELTERDGRWYGRGTADCKGGVIMHLLALRALKANGGVPVHVKVIVEGSEEQGTGGLERYAEEHPDLLEADTIVIGDAGNFRAGLPTVTSTLRGMTMVRVQIDTLEGNLHSGQFGGAAPDALAALIRVLDSLRAQDGTTTVDGLADTSPWDGLQYEEEQFRKDAKVLDGVGLIGSGTVADRIWARPAVTVLGIDCPPVVGATPSVQASARALISLRVPPGMDAAGATKLLQAHVEAHTPWGARVRTEQIGQGQAFRADTTSPAYAAMADAMEVAYPGQEMQYAGQGGSIPLCNTLAALYPSAEILLIGLSEPEAQIHAVNESVSPGELERLSVAEALFLRNYAAS; encoded by the coding sequence ATGTCGTCGAATCCGGTCGCCGAGACCGTGGCCTCGCTGCTGCCCAGGGCGAAGGCGGAGCTCACCGAGCTGGTGGCCTTCAAGTCGGTGGCGGACTTCGGCCAGTTCCCGAGGAGCGAGAGCGAGGGCGCCGCGCGCTGGATCATGGACGCGCTGGCCGCCGAGGGCTTCGAGGACGTGAGGGTGCTCGACACCCCCGACGGCACGCAGTCGGTGTACGGCCACCTGCCCGGTCCCGCGGGCGCGAAGACGGTTCTCCTCTACGCCCACTACGACGTGCAGCCGCCGCTGGACGAGGCCGCCTGGGTCTCCCCGCCCTTCGAACTCACCGAGCGCGACGGCCGCTGGTACGGGCGCGGGACCGCCGACTGCAAGGGCGGCGTCATCATGCACCTGCTGGCGCTGCGCGCGCTGAAGGCGAACGGCGGCGTCCCGGTGCATGTGAAGGTGATCGTCGAGGGCTCGGAGGAGCAGGGCACGGGCGGTCTGGAGCGGTACGCCGAGGAACACCCCGACCTCCTCGAGGCCGACACGATCGTCATCGGCGACGCCGGCAACTTCCGCGCCGGTCTGCCGACGGTCACCTCCACCCTGCGGGGCATGACCATGGTCCGCGTGCAGATCGACACGCTCGAAGGCAACCTGCACTCCGGCCAGTTCGGCGGCGCCGCGCCCGACGCGCTGGCCGCGCTGATCCGCGTACTGGACTCGCTGCGCGCGCAGGACGGGACGACGACGGTCGACGGACTCGCCGACACGTCCCCGTGGGACGGACTGCAGTACGAGGAGGAACAGTTCCGCAAGGACGCCAAGGTGCTCGACGGGGTCGGCCTGATCGGCTCCGGCACGGTCGCCGACCGCATCTGGGCCCGCCCGGCCGTGACGGTCCTCGGCATCGACTGCCCGCCGGTCGTCGGCGCCACCCCGTCCGTGCAGGCGAGCGCCCGCGCCCTGATCAGCCTGCGGGTGCCGCCGGGCATGGACGCGGCCGGGGCGACCAAGCTGCTGCAGGCCCACGTCGAGGCGCACACGCCATGGGGCGCCCGGGTGCGCACCGAGCAGATCGGCCAGGGCCAGGCCTTCCGCGCCGACACCACCAGCCCCGCGTACGCGGCGATGGCCGACGCGATGGAGGTGGCGTACCCGGGTCAGGAGATGCAGTACGCCGGCCAGGGCGGATCCATCCCACTGTGCAACACCCTCGCTGCCCTCTACCCGAGTGCGGAGATCCTCCTGATCGGCCTCAGCGAGCCGGAGGCCCAGATCCACGCAGTGAACGAGAGCGTGTCCCCCGGGGAACTGGAGCGCCTCTCGGTGGCGGAGGCCCTGTTCCTGCGCAACTACGCGGCAAGCTGA
- a CDS encoding geranylgeranyl reductase family protein has protein sequence MSSENSSADDVRQVWDVVVVGAGPAGASAAYAAAVAGRRVLLLEKAELPRYKTCGGGIIGPSRDALPPGFELPFRDRVHAVTFSNNGRFTRTRRSKQTLFGLINRPEFDQQLVEHAQKAGAELRTGVTVQRVEQHGSAVPDRRTVAVVLQGGETLLARAVVGADGSASRIGAHVGVKLEQVDLGLEAEIPVPETVAEDWKGRVLIDWGPMPGSYGWVFPKGETLTVGVISARGEGAATKRYLEEFIGRLGLAGFEPSISSGHLTRCRADDSPLSRGRVLVCGDAAGLLEPWTREGISFALRSGRLAGEWAVRIAEAHDAVDTRRQALNYAFAIKAGLGVEMAVGKRLLTVFERRPGLFHAALTSFRPAWRAFTDITRGATSLGEIVRTHPFAQRALTALDRRQAPGDTVSS, from the coding sequence GTGAGCAGCGAGAACTCTTCGGCGGACGACGTGCGGCAGGTGTGGGACGTCGTCGTGGTGGGCGCGGGACCGGCCGGGGCCTCGGCCGCCTATGCGGCGGCGGTCGCGGGACGGCGTGTGCTGTTGCTGGAGAAGGCCGAGCTGCCCCGTTACAAGACCTGCGGCGGCGGCATCATCGGGCCCTCGCGTGACGCCCTGCCGCCCGGCTTCGAGCTGCCCTTCCGCGACCGGGTGCACGCGGTCACGTTCTCGAACAACGGGCGGTTCACCCGCACCCGCCGCTCCAAGCAGACGCTGTTCGGGCTGATCAACCGGCCCGAGTTCGACCAGCAGCTCGTCGAGCACGCGCAGAAGGCGGGCGCCGAGTTGCGTACGGGCGTCACCGTCCAGCGGGTCGAGCAGCACGGTTCGGCGGTTCCGGACCGGCGCACGGTCGCCGTCGTGCTGCAGGGCGGCGAGACGCTGCTCGCGCGGGCGGTCGTCGGCGCCGACGGCAGCGCCAGCCGCATAGGAGCGCACGTCGGGGTCAAGCTCGAGCAGGTGGACCTCGGCCTGGAGGCGGAGATCCCGGTGCCGGAGACCGTCGCCGAGGACTGGAAGGGGCGGGTCCTCATCGACTGGGGGCCGATGCCGGGCAGCTACGGCTGGGTGTTCCCCAAGGGGGAAACACTGACGGTCGGGGTGATCTCCGCGCGCGGCGAAGGCGCCGCGACCAAGCGGTACTTGGAGGAGTTCATCGGACGGCTCGGTCTCGCCGGCTTCGAACCGAGCATCTCCTCGGGCCACTTGACCCGCTGCCGCGCCGACGACTCGCCGCTCTCGCGCGGGCGGGTGCTGGTGTGCGGAGACGCGGCGGGCCTCCTGGAGCCGTGGACCCGCGAGGGCATCTCGTTCGCCCTGCGTTCGGGCCGACTGGCGGGGGAGTGGGCCGTGCGGATCGCCGAGGCGCACGACGCGGTCGACACCCGGCGCCAGGCCCTGAACTACGCGTTCGCGATCAAGGCGGGGCTCGGCGTGGAGATGGCGGTCGGCAAGCGGCTGCTGACGGTGTTCGAGCGCCGCCCCGGTCTCTTCCACGCGGCGCTGACGAGCTTCCGGCCCGCATGGCGGGCGTTCACGGACATCACGCGCGGCGCGACGTCGCTGGGTGAGATCGTCCGCACCCACCCGTTCGCCCAGCGCGCCCTGACCGCGCTGGACCGCCGGCAGGCGCCGGGCGACACGGTCAGCTCCTGA
- a CDS encoding nitroreductase family deazaflavin-dependent oxidoreductase, with protein MSQPYYLKGSPLNVRLNSVIGWLARHGLSLAGTAEMSVRGRKSGKMQRIPVNPHTYEGTQYLVSARGHSQWVRNMRAAGGGELRVGRKVREFAAVELPDAEKLPILRTYLEKWGWEVNQYFQGVTAKSSDEEIIAAAPDHPVFRITVRS; from the coding sequence ATGTCGCAGCCGTACTACCTCAAGGGCAGCCCGCTCAACGTCCGCCTCAACAGCGTCATCGGCTGGCTCGCCCGCCACGGGCTCAGCCTCGCGGGCACGGCGGAGATGTCCGTGCGCGGCCGCAAGAGCGGCAAGATGCAGCGCATACCGGTCAACCCGCACACGTACGAGGGCACGCAGTACCTGGTCTCGGCCCGCGGCCACTCCCAGTGGGTGCGCAACATGCGCGCCGCCGGAGGCGGGGAACTGCGCGTCGGACGCAAGGTCCGCGAATTCGCCGCGGTGGAGCTTCCCGACGCGGAGAAGCTCCCGATCCTGCGGACCTACCTGGAGAAGTGGGGCTGGGAGGTCAATCAGTACTTCCAGGGCGTCACGGCGAAGTCCTCCGACGAGGAGATCATCGCGGCCGCCCCCGACCACCCCGTCTTCCGGATCACGGTCAGGAGCTGA